The Anopheles merus strain MAF chromosome 2L, AmerM5.1, whole genome shotgun sequence genome has a segment encoding these proteins:
- the LOC121594753 gene encoding bromodomain-containing protein 1: MGIDFEVNDYIKTLKKDGGPFKCPMCDKTYKSVIGLQYHLNNYDHDNPSPAVPASVSTPIKQKGRKLKVGVTPKNQIACSPPKEGITYLESEHLVRLDCNGKTVKIPVLDALPVMSLEEYESKCKTASDFEAFAVAPPEEPEVQLPEGKFKEIEDYTICDAPARPNAYIRFIEKSSEELDGEVEYDVDEEDTTWLSIINERRAAQNVGPVSVDSLELLMDRLEKESFFQAAANGQNGAVVDDDAVCCICMDGECQNTNVILFCDMCNLAVHQDCYGVPYIPEGQWLCRRCLQSPSRPVDCVLCPNTGGAFKQTDHNQWAHVVCALWIPEVRFANTVFLEPIDSIETIPAARWRLTCYICKQKGIGACIQCNKTYCYAAFHVTCAQQAGLCMRMDTVKGTDSNPVVVQKTAYCDAHTPLNALQTTPGNSPDGGPPTDAREVTREKMKKARKLLALKRTSAPVILIPTIPQNRIEEISSLVNIPKKQQFIQRLIAYWTLKRQYRNGVPLLRRLQSQGQAQGTGMPGCRDRTDGSPDAQELYQQLKYWQCLRQDLERSRLLCELVRKREKIKLILIKTTEQLVMAQLNPIESVLHRILDQLEVKDDKEIFREPVDTEEVPDYTDIVKHPMDLGTMRQKLKRGAYIRIEDLEQDFQLMIRNCLAYNNKDTMFYRAGVRMRDAGAIVFRTVRKELERSGQFQEPAPVEPIASSALSGRAIGSSSEDNIAMDIENELTKITGQSANAEHIGKLQTLLSKANGIRHALTRSKRIKQIRNEIARVKRAISKDPERGLLNDRRISSDLVGASSSSLGGTASSSFSPKKLSHSMHAEPTSSGLGGLAGSSLALAQKHHQITPEASPLKVLQNSPSPSGVNRRTAVLFTRKAQAALKKPEASLKQEGAGVGASGGTGGTGGPSGSTVTPMTTTELLQKTAKKINRGKRIGKSGKGIESFLEATSASALDGKPIERKSLEAIPDSFRVYRGQQDREISDSESNLSLTGSTCSSCSGFSGSGTESEFGSSNDDSYCDSEMSTNSEPEVESFPEKPALEPLKLVWAKCRGYPWYPALIIDPNIPKGFVHNGVPLPAPPADVLALRSNYDEPVFLVLFFDVKRTWQWLPVGKLELLGVDKELDQSKLIESRKPTERKAVNKAYQEALHYHSQVSSADGPAGKL, encoded by the exons ATGGGGATCGACTTCGAGGTGAACGATTACATCAAAACGCTCAAGAAGGACGGTGGCCCCTTCAAATGTCCCATGTGCGACAAGACGTACAAATCGGTGATTGGGCTACAGTACCATCTGAACAACTATGACCACGACAACCCGTCCCCGGCCGTGCCTGCCTCGGTGTCGACCCCGATCAAGCAGAAGGGCCGCAAGCTGAAGGTGGGCGTTACGCCCAAAAACCAGATCGCGTGCAGTCCACCGAAGGAGGGCATTACGTATCTGGAGAGTGAACACTTGGTGCGGCTCGACTGCAATGGCAAGACGGTGAAGATCCCGGTGCTGGACGCACTGCCCGTGATGTCGCTCGAGGAGTACGAGAGCAAGTGCAAGACGGCGTCCGACTTTGAAGCGTTTGCCGTGGCACCACCGGAAGAGCCGGAGGTGCAGCTGCCGGAGGGCAAGTTCAAGGAAATCGAAGACTACACAATCTGTGATGCCCCGGCCCGGCCGAACGCGTACATTCGCTTCATCGAGAAGTCGAGCGAAGAGCTGGACGGCGAGGTAGAGTACGACGTGGACGAGGAGGACACGACCTGGCTCAGTATTATCAATGAACGGCGTGCGGCACAGAACGTGGGCCCAGTGTCGGTGGATTCGCTCGAGTTGCTGATGGATCGGTTGGAGAAGGAGTCGTTCTTCCAGGCGGCGGCCAACGGCCAAAACGGCGCCGTCGTAGACGATGACGCCGTGTGCTGCATCTGCATGGACGGGGAGTGCCAAAACACGAACGTGATTCTGTTCTGCGACATGTGCAACCTGGCCGTGCATCAGGATTGCTACGGAGTGCCATACATCCCGGAGGGCCAGTGGCTCTGCCGTCGGTGTTTGCAGAGTCCGAGCCGTCCGGTGGATTGTGTGCTGTGCCCGAACACCGGCGGTGCCTTCAAGCAGACCGACCACAACCAGTGGGCCCACGTAGTGTGTGCGCTGTGGATACCGGAGGTTCGATTCGCCAATACCGTGTTTCTGGAACCGATCGATTCGATTGAAACCATCCCGGCGGCCCGGTGGCGCTTGACGTGCTACATCTGCAAGCAGAAAGGCATCGGGGCGTGCATTCAGTGCAACAAAACGTATTGCTATGCCGCGTTCCACGTGACCTGCGCGCAGCAGGCGGGATTGTGCATGCGCATGGATACGGTGAAGGGCACGGACAGCAACCCGGTGGTGGTGCAGAAAACGGCCTACTGCGATGCGCACACCCCACTGAACGCACTGCAGACGACACCGGGCAACTCGCCCGACGGTGGACCGCCGACGGATGCGCGAGAGGTAACGCGCGAGAAGATGAAAAAGGCACGCAAGCTGCTGGCGCTGAAGCGTACCAGTGCACCGGTGATCCTGATCCCTACCATCCCGCAGAACCGCATCGAGGAGATATCGTCGCTGGTAAACATTCCGAAAAAGCAGCAATTCATTCAACGCCTCATCGCGTACTGGACGTTGAAGCGACAGTACCGGAATGGAGTGCCGCTGCTGCGCCGGTTACAGTCGCAGGGCCAGGCGCAGGGAACGGGCATGCCCGGTTGTCGCGATCGTACCGACGGTTCACCGGACGCGCAGGAACTCTATCAGCAGCTCAAGTACTGGCAGTGCCTTCGGCAGGATCTGGAGCGATCCCGGCTACTCTGCGAGCTGGTGCGCAAGCGGGAAAAGATTAAGCTCATTCTGATTAAGACGACCGAGCAGCTCGTGATGGCACAGCTCAACCCGATCGAGAGCGTTCTGCATCGAATCTTGGACCAGCTGGAGGTGAAGGACGATAAGGAAATCTTCCGCGAACCGGTCGACACGGAGGAGGTGCCCGATTACACCGACATCGTGAAGCACCCGATGGATCTGGGCACGATGCGGCAAAAGCTTAAGCGGGGTGCGTACATCCGCATCGAAGACCTCGAGCAAGACTTCCAGCTGATGATCCGCAACTGTTTGGCGTACAACAACAAGGACACGATGTTTTATCGCGCCGGTGTGCGGATGCGCGATGCCGGTGCAATTGTGTTCCGCACGGTGCGCAAGGAGCTGGAACGGTCGGGCCAGTTCCAGGAGCCGGCGCCCGTTGAACCGATTGCTTCCAGCGCGCTGTCCGGTCGAGCGATCGGCAGTTCCAGCGAAGATAACATTGCAATGGACATTGAGAATGAGCTGACCAAGATTACGGGCCAGTCGGCGAACGCGGAGCACATCGGCAAGCTGCAGACACTGCTGAGCAAAGCGAACGGAATCCGGCACGCGTTGACGCGCTCCAAACGCATCAAGCAGATACGCAACGAGATTGCGCGAGTAAAGCGAGCGATTAGTAAAGATCCGGAACGTGGTTTG CTAAACGATCGTCGAATATCGTCGGATCTGGTGGGAGCAAGCTCCTCCTCGCTTGGTGGGACAGCTTCATCTTCGTTTTCGCCGAAAAAGTTGTCCCACTCCATGCACGCAGAACCCACCTCAAGCGGGCTAGGTGGTCTCGCCGGAAGCAGTCTTGCACTGGCACAGAAACATCACCAAATCACGCCGGAAGCGAGTCCACTGAAGGTGCTCCAGAACAGCCCATCTCCGTCGGGTGTTAATCGAAG AACGGCTGTACTGTTCACACGCAAAGCACAAGCGGCCTTGAAGAAACCGGAAGCGTCTCTGAAGCAGGAAGGAGCAGGCGTCGGAGCGTCGGGTGGCACTGGGGGTACTGGTGGACCGAGTGGCTCTACGGTAACGCCAATGACAACGACGGAACTGCTCCAGAAGACGGCCAAGAAGATTAACCGTGGCAAGCGGATCGGCAAAAGCGGGAAAGGCATTGAGTCGTTCCTGGAGGCAACGTCCGCTTCGGCGCTGGACGGGAAACCGATCGAGCGGAAATCGCTGGAAGCCATCCCGGACAGTTTCCGGGTGTACCGTGGGCAGCAGGATCGTGAAATCAGTGACTCGGAGAGTAATCTCAGCCTTACGGGTAGtacctgcagcagctgcagcggaTTTAGTGGCAGCGGAACGGAATCAGAGTTTGG CTCCAGCAATGACGATTCGTACTGTGACTCGGAAATGTCCACCAACAGCGAACCGGAGGTGGAATCGTTCCCGGAAAAGCCCGCCCTAGAACCGCTCAAGCTGGTGTGGGCCAAGTGCCGTGGCTATCCGTGGTATCCGGCCCTCATTATCGACCCGAACATTCCGAAAGGGTTCGTGCACAACGGCGTCCCACTGCCGGCCCCGCCGGCCGATGTGTTGGCCCTGCGCAGCAACTACGACGAGCCCGTGTTTCTGGTGCTGTTCTTCGATGTGAAACGTACGTGGCAGTGGTTGCCGGTCGGCAAGCTGGAACTGCTCGGTGTGGACAAGGAGCTGGACCAGAGTAAGCTGATCGAGTCGCGGAAACCGACCGAACGGAAGGCGGTCAACAAGGCGTACCAGGAGGCACTGCACTACCACAGCCAGGTGTCGAGTGCGGATGGGCCGGCCGGGAAATTATGA
- the LOC121594757 gene encoding cytosolic non-specific dipeptidase produces MSKADLPAVLTKLFSHIDANKSKYIDALREAVAIKSVSAWPESRPEIFRMVEWVAERLRKLGATVELADVGKQKLSDGRELDLPKVILGVLGTDPAKKTVCLYGHLDVQPAILEDGWATEPFVLTEKDGKLFGRGSSDDKGPVLGWLHAIEGFQAIGEPLPVNLKFVFEGMEESGSEGLDDLLYARQKDFLSDVDYVCISDNYWLGTDKPCITYGLRGICYFEVEVSCAHKDLHSGVFGGTVYEAMNDLVYLLGTLADSEGRILIPKIYQEVAPLLPNEQAIYDAIHFDVGSYRAELGARKLMHKEDKTKILMHRWRQPSLSIHGVEGAFYEPGQKTVIPKKVIGKFSIRIVPNQTPELTERYVSEYLTAKWAERGSPNQFAVRMAHGGKPWTEDPNHPHYQAARTATKHVYNVDPDMTREGGSIPVTLTLQQTTGKNVLLLPMGASDDGAHSQNEKIDVRNYIEGTKLLGAYLYEVSLIGGNK; encoded by the exons ATGTCCAAAGCAGATCTTCCCGCTGTGCTGACCAAGCTGTTCAG cCACATCGATGCCAACAAGAGCAAGTACATCGATGCGCTGAGGGAAGCGGTGGCGATAAAGTCGGTGTCCGCCTGGCCCGAATCTCGCCCGGAAATCTTCCGCATGGTGGAGTGGGTCGCGGAGCGACTGCGGAAGCTCGGTGCAACGGTTGAGCTGGCCGacgtcggcaaacagaagcTGTCCGATGGCCGTGAACTCGATCTACCGAAGGTCATCCTAGGCGTGCTGGGAACG GACCCGGCGAAGAAGACCGTATGCCTGTACGGACATCTCGATGTGCAGCCCGCTATTCTGGAGGATGGATGGGCAACGGAACCGTTCGTGCTGACGGAGAAGGACGGCAAACTGTTCGGACGTGGGTCCAGCGACGACAAGGGACCGGTACTGGGATGGCTACACGCAATCGAGGGCTTCCAGGCGATCGGAGAACCGCTACCGGTGAACCTTAAGTTCGTGTTCGAGGGCATGGAAGAGTCCGGGAGCGAAGGGCTCGATGATCTGCTGTACGCTCGCCAGAAGGATTTCCTGTCCGACGTGGACTACGTGTGCATTTCCGACAACTACTGGCTCGGTACGGACAAGCCGTGCATTACGTACGGGCTGCGTGGCATTTGCTACTTCGAGGTCGAGGTCAGCTGCGCACACAAGGATCTTCACAGCGGCGTGTTCGGCGGGACCGTGTACGAAGCGATGAACGACCTGGTGTACCTGCTCGGCACGCTCGCCGACAGCGAGGGCCGCATTCTGATCCCGAAGATCTACCAGGAGGTGGCCCCGCTGCTGCCGAACGAGCAGGCCATCTACGATGCGATCCACTTCGACGTGGGCAGCTACCGGGCCGAGCTCGGGGCGCGCAAGCTGATGCACAAGGAGGACAAAACGAAGATCCTGATGCACCGGTGGCGTCAGCCCAGCCTGTCCATCCACGGTGTGGAGGGTGCATTTTACGAACCGGGTCAGAAGACGGTCATTCCGAAGAAGGTGATTGGCAAGTTTTCGATCCGCATCGTGCCAAACCAAACGCCCGAGCTGACGGAACGGTACGTGAGCGAGTATCTGACGGCCAAGTGGGCTGAGCGTGGCTCACCGAACCAGTTCGCGGTGCGTATGGCGCACGGAGGCAAACCGTGGACGGAAGATCCGAACCATCCTCACTACCAGGCAGCCCGTACCGCTACCAAGCATGTGTACAACGTCGATCCGGACATGACGCGCGAGGGCGGTTCGATCCCGGTCACGCTGACGCTCCAGCAGACGACCGGCAAgaatgtgctgctgcttccgatGGGTGCCTCGGACGATGGAGCACATTCGCAGAACGAGAAGATCGATGTCCGCAACTACATCGAAGGG aCCAAACTACTGGGTGCATACTTGTACGAGGTATCCCTCATCGGAGGAAACAAATGA
- the LOC121594762 gene encoding OCIA domain-containing protein 1: MMQRNDQLQQQQQLDDGQRNALNYQFSQEELRVLRECNRESFFQRSLPLGTLMGFGAWYAVHNKYLKASVRFGPAPKVLVGVTLGYFIGKISYQGKCAEKIMQLPNSRLADMMRQRRQGTTGMADKFLPDQGFGASSMLTPFESTPARERHADESFLSNGSLNLYYDGPQYSGLDDSGRPTVDSTTNFEEDLQLPLAPKASKSYEELRRQNREEYLKRQQQPYRPATVLEDSPPIRRESMDRRGSMTPEEQPSLPPGPPSVKNKYGDAWSQ, translated from the exons ATGATGCAACGTAACGACcaattgcagcagcagcagcagctggatgACGGACAGCGAAATGCATTG AACTACCAATTTTCCCAGGAAGAGTTGCGTGTGCTGCGGGAGTGTAACCGCGAATCCTTCTTCCAACGATCGCTCCCACTGGGGACGCTTATGGGGTTCGGCGCATGGTACGCGGTGCACAATAAATACCTGAAGGCGAGCGTTCGTTTCGGTCCCGCTCCGAAGGTGTTGGTCGGTGTTACGCTCGGGTACTTCATCGGGAAAATAAGCTACCAGGGCAAATGTGCCGAAAAGATTATGCAGCTGCCCAACTCGCGGCTGGCGGACATGATGCGCCAACGTCGTCAAGGTACCACGGGAATGGCCGACAAATT CCTTCCTGATCAGGGGTTCGGTGCATCGAGCATGCTGACGCCGTTTGAATCTACACCGGCACGTGAACGGCATGCCGATGAATCATTCCTCAGCAATGGTTCGTTGAATCTGTACTACGATGGTCCACAATACTCGGGCCTGGATGATAGTGGCCGTCCAACGGTAGACT CTACCACCAACTTTGAGGAAGATCTTCAGCTGCCACTCGCTCCAAAGGCATCCAAAAGCTACGAGGAACTGCGGCGACAGAATCGGGAAGAGTATCTGAAACGACAGCAGCAACCTTACCGGCCAGCGACAGTCCTCGAGGACAGTCCTCCGATTCGACGCGAGTCGATGGATCGCCGCGGCAGTATGACACCGGAGGAACAGCCGTCGTTGCCGCCGGGCCCACCGTCGGTGAAGAACAAGTACGGCGATGCTTGGTCACAGTAG